Proteins encoded together in one Kitasatospora albolonga window:
- a CDS encoding cell division protein, whose protein sequence is MPPKEPPRRRVPGPARPRSGANGRSGARPPARRPRPAPGRTTARGRAPRSLRLGSPRPRLRLVSLGLTLIMLLFVARLLQVQAVDASAYAAKAEKNRYLEYTVAAERGEITDRRGVALATSVDAHNITADPKMFTPEDSKAPDAPQQAAALLAPILGKDVDELVKKLSTPKSRYTVLAYRQTPQVWKQIKDLKAVFAEKALEDKRNGGTGANVLAGVLQEPTTKRVYPNGDLAAGILGFVTADGKGGGGIESLLDKELAGEDGKIRYAQSGGRRVPTAGGSEVPAVPGSDVELTIDRDIQWAAQKAISDQVAKSKADRGYVIVQNTRTGELLAMANAPGYDPNDLSQATAASLGNAALQDVYEPGSTSKVMSIAAVLEEGAATPGTHVTVPNRLHRGDRLFRDDVDHPTWYLTLNGVLAKSSNIGTILATGQLGETQAEANQVLYDYLRKFGLGATTGLGYPGESPGLLAHPKKWSTSQQYTIPFGQGLSVNAVQAASVYSTIANGGVRIAPTLVRGTKGADGRFTPADAPEETRVVSEKTARTLAAMLESVVGDEEGTGTKAAIPGYRGAGKTGTANRVDPVRGVYKGYTSSFAGFAPADDPQITVYCAIQNPTKGSYFGGQICGPIHKQVMEFALKTLQVPPSGSKPPRLPVSFKPGE, encoded by the coding sequence GTGCCGCCCAAGGAACCACCGCGCCGCCGCGTACCCGGCCCGGCACGCCCCCGCAGCGGGGCGAACGGCCGCTCCGGCGCGCGCCCCCCGGCCCGCCGCCCCCGCCCCGCCCCGGGGCGCACCACCGCACGCGGGCGCGCGCCCCGCTCCCTGCGCCTGGGCAGCCCGCGCCCCCGGCTGCGGCTCGTCAGCCTCGGGCTGACGCTGATCATGCTGCTCTTCGTGGCCCGGCTCCTCCAGGTGCAGGCCGTCGACGCCAGCGCGTACGCGGCCAAGGCCGAGAAGAACCGCTATCTCGAGTACACGGTCGCCGCCGAGCGCGGGGAGATCACCGACCGCAGGGGCGTCGCGCTGGCCACCAGCGTGGACGCGCACAACATCACGGCCGACCCGAAGATGTTCACGCCCGAGGACAGCAAGGCCCCCGACGCGCCCCAGCAGGCCGCCGCCCTCCTCGCTCCGATCCTCGGCAAGGACGTCGACGAGCTCGTCAAGAAGCTCTCCACCCCCAAGAGCCGCTACACCGTGCTGGCGTACCGCCAGACCCCCCAGGTCTGGAAGCAGATCAAGGACCTCAAGGCCGTCTTCGCCGAGAAGGCCCTGGAGGACAAGCGCAACGGCGGCACGGGCGCCAACGTCCTGGCCGGGGTCCTCCAGGAGCCGACCACCAAGCGGGTCTATCCCAACGGGGATCTCGCCGCCGGGATACTGGGGTTCGTCACCGCCGACGGCAAGGGCGGCGGCGGTATCGAATCGCTGCTGGACAAGGAGCTCGCGGGCGAGGACGGCAAGATCCGTTACGCCCAGTCCGGCGGCCGTCGCGTGCCCACGGCGGGCGGCAGCGAGGTCCCGGCCGTGCCCGGCTCCGACGTCGAGCTGACCATCGACCGCGACATCCAGTGGGCCGCCCAGAAGGCCATCAGCGACCAGGTCGCCAAGTCCAAGGCCGACCGGGGTTACGTCATCGTCCAGAACACCCGGACCGGCGAGCTGCTGGCCATGGCCAACGCGCCCGGCTACGACCCCAACGACCTCTCCCAGGCCACCGCCGCCTCGCTCGGTAACGCGGCCCTCCAGGACGTGTACGAGCCCGGCTCCACCAGCAAGGTCATGTCGATTGCCGCTGTGCTGGAGGAGGGGGCCGCCACGCCCGGCACCCATGTCACCGTCCCCAACCGGCTGCACCGGGGCGACCGGCTCTTCCGGGACGACGTCGACCACCCCACCTGGTACCTCACGCTCAACGGGGTCCTCGCCAAGTCCAGCAACATCGGCACCATCCTGGCGACCGGTCAGCTCGGCGAAACCCAGGCCGAGGCCAACCAGGTGCTCTACGACTACCTGCGCAAGTTCGGCCTCGGCGCGACGACCGGGCTCGGCTACCCCGGCGAGTCGCCCGGCCTCCTGGCCCACCCCAAGAAGTGGTCGACCTCGCAGCAGTACACGATCCCCTTCGGCCAGGGCCTCTCGGTCAACGCCGTCCAGGCCGCCTCGGTCTACTCCACCATCGCCAACGGAGGGGTCCGGATCGCCCCCACCCTCGTACGGGGCACCAAGGGCGCCGACGGCCGCTTCACCCCCGCCGACGCGCCCGAGGAGACCCGGGTGGTCAGCGAGAAGACCGCCAGGACCCTGGCGGCCATGCTGGAATCCGTCGTCGGCGACGAGGAGGGCACCGGCACCAAGGCCGCCATCCCCGGCTACCGGGGCGCGGGCAAGACCGGTACCGCCAACCGGGTCGACCCGGTGCGCGGCGTCTACAAGGGCTACACGTCCTCCTTCGCCGGTTTCGCCCCGGCCGACGATCCGCAGATCACCGTCTACTGCGCGATCCAGAACCCCACCAAGGGAAGCTACTTCGGCGGCCAGATCTGCGGCCCGATCCACAAGCAGGTCATGGAGTTCGCGCTCAAGACGCTCCAGGTCCCACCGTCCGGCAGCAAGCCGCCCCGGCTGCCGGTGTCCTTCAAACCCGGCGAGTGA
- a CDS encoding DUF58 domain-containing protein, which yields MTAGEPGAVQDGSSKGGLRASLGGLTTRGRSFLAAGVAAAVCAYVLGQADLLRVGLLLAVLPLVCVTVLYRTRYRVTGTRWLSPSRVPAGSEARVHLRMDNVSRLPTGLLMLQDRVPYVLGPRPRFVLDRVEAGGRREVSYRVRSDLRGRYPLGPLQLRLSDPFGMCELTRSFSAYDTLVVIPRTVPLPALGLAGEASGYGDGRQRSLALAGEDDIIPRGYRHGDDLRRVHWRSTARYGELMVRREEQPQRARCTVLLDTRQIAYAGAGPDSAFEWAVSGAASALVHMLERGFAVRLLTDDGNAVPGEGSDGFAGSTQESADSAGLMLDTLAVVDHSDGGGLSRAHDVLRGGNEGLLIAFFGDLDEEQTSVVTRMRQRTGAAVAFVLDSARWTGGGAGPAGPAEERLRQLREAGWVVVPVPPGADLPALWQQAARMRADTQSAGSGGSTGFAGGWS from the coding sequence ATGACGGCCGGCGAGCCCGGCGCCGTGCAGGACGGCTCCAGCAAGGGCGGCCTCCGCGCGTCCCTGGGCGGCCTCACCACCCGGGGGCGCTCGTTCCTCGCCGCCGGGGTGGCCGCCGCCGTCTGCGCCTACGTCCTGGGCCAGGCGGACCTGCTGCGCGTCGGCCTGCTGCTGGCCGTGCTGCCGCTGGTCTGCGTGACCGTGCTCTACCGCACCCGCTACCGGGTGACGGGGACCCGGTGGCTCTCCCCCTCCCGGGTGCCCGCGGGCTCGGAGGCCCGGGTGCACCTGCGGATGGACAATGTGTCCCGGCTCCCCACGGGGCTGCTGATGCTCCAGGACCGTGTGCCGTACGTGCTGGGGCCCCGGCCCCGGTTCGTGCTGGACCGGGTGGAGGCGGGCGGCCGGCGCGAGGTGTCCTACCGGGTCCGCTCGGACCTGCGCGGCCGCTATCCGCTGGGCCCGTTGCAGCTGCGGCTCAGCGACCCGTTCGGGATGTGCGAGCTGACGCGTTCCTTCAGCGCGTACGACACCCTCGTCGTCATCCCGCGTACGGTTCCGCTGCCCGCCCTGGGGCTCGCGGGCGAGGCATCGGGGTACGGCGACGGGCGTCAGCGCTCGCTCGCCCTCGCCGGGGAGGACGACATCATCCCGCGCGGCTACCGGCACGGCGACGATCTGCGGCGGGTCCACTGGCGCTCCACCGCGCGCTACGGCGAGCTGATGGTGCGCCGCGAGGAGCAGCCGCAGCGGGCCAGGTGCACGGTGCTGCTGGACACCCGGCAGATCGCCTACGCGGGGGCCGGGCCGGATTCGGCGTTCGAGTGGGCGGTCTCGGGGGCGGCCTCCGCGCTGGTGCACATGCTGGAGCGCGGCTTCGCCGTACGGCTCCTCACCGATGACGGGAACGCGGTGCCCGGCGAGGGCTCCGACGGCTTCGCGGGCTCGACCCAGGAGTCCGCGGACTCGGCGGGGCTGATGCTCGACACCCTCGCGGTCGTCGACCACTCGGACGGCGGCGGGCTCTCGCGCGCCCACGACGTGCTGCGCGGCGGCAACGAGGGGCTGCTGATCGCCTTCTTCGGCGATCTCGACGAGGAGCAGACCTCGGTCGTGACCCGGATGCGGCAGCGCACGGGCGCGGCGGTCGCCTTCGTCCTGGACAGCGCGCGCTGGACGGGCGGTGGCGCGGGTCCGGCGGGTCCGGCCGAGGAGCGGCTGCGGCAGCTGCGGGAGGCCGGCTGGGTCGTGGTGCCCGTGCCTCCGGGGGCCGATCTGCCCGCGCTGTGGCAGCAGGCGGCCCGGATGCGCGCCGACACGCAGTCCGCCGGAAGCGGCGGTTCGACAGGTTTCGCGGGGGGATGGTCATGA
- a CDS encoding 16S rRNA (cytosine(1402)-N(4))-methyltransferase, translated as MSQTRHVPVMLQRCLDLLAPALRDQAHPEPVVVDCTLGLGGHSEALLETFPTARLIALDRDKEALRLSGERLAPYGDRATLVHAVYDELPDVLARLGVPRVQGVLFDLGVSSMQLDEADRGFAYAQDAPLDMRMDQSTGIGAAEVLNTYPPGELVRILRAYGEEKQAKRIVSAVVREREKEPFSNSARLVELIRDALPQAAKRTGGNPAKRTFQALRIEVNGELSVLERAIPAAVESLAVGGRIAVLSYHSLEDRLVKQVFAAGAANTAPPGLPVVPERYQPRLKLLTRGAELPTEEEVAENRRAAPARLRGAQRIREDER; from the coding sequence TTGAGCCAGACCCGACACGTCCCGGTGATGCTCCAGCGGTGCCTGGACCTGTTGGCCCCGGCTCTGCGGGACCAGGCCCACCCGGAGCCCGTGGTCGTCGACTGCACCCTCGGCCTCGGCGGCCACAGCGAGGCGCTGCTGGAGACCTTCCCCACCGCCCGGCTGATCGCCCTGGACCGCGACAAGGAGGCCCTGCGGCTCTCCGGCGAGCGGCTCGCCCCCTACGGCGACCGCGCCACCCTCGTCCACGCCGTCTACGACGAACTCCCCGACGTCCTCGCCCGGCTCGGCGTCCCCAGGGTGCAGGGCGTCCTCTTCGACCTCGGCGTCTCCTCCATGCAGCTCGACGAGGCCGACCGGGGCTTCGCGTACGCCCAGGACGCCCCGCTCGACATGCGCATGGACCAGTCCACCGGCATCGGCGCCGCCGAGGTGCTCAACACCTACCCGCCCGGTGAACTCGTACGGATTCTGCGGGCGTACGGCGAGGAGAAGCAGGCCAAGCGGATCGTCTCCGCCGTCGTGCGCGAGCGCGAGAAGGAGCCGTTCAGCAACAGCGCCCGGCTCGTCGAGCTGATCCGCGACGCCCTGCCGCAGGCCGCCAAGCGCACCGGCGGCAACCCGGCCAAGCGCACCTTCCAGGCCCTGCGCATCGAGGTCAACGGCGAGCTGAGCGTGCTGGAGCGGGCCATCCCGGCGGCCGTGGAGAGCCTCGCGGTCGGCGGCCGGATCGCGGTCCTGTCCTACCACTCGCTGGAGGACCGGCTGGTCAAGCAGGTCTTCGCGGCCGGCGCCGCCAACACCGCGCCCCCCGGACTGCCCGTCGTCCCCGAGCGCTACCAGCCCCGCCTCAAGCTCCTCACCCGGGGCGCCGAGCTGCCCACCGAGGAGGAGGTCGCCGAGAACCGGCGCGCCGCCCCCGCCCGGCTGCGCGGCGCCCAGCGCATCCGTGAGGACGAGCGATGA
- a CDS encoding transglutaminase: MSGRARLALCAFAATLLAAGALLPLVEGAGWVLQAALLLGVQSGVGALARRVPLARSLTIACQTLVTLLLLTVVFARDQALFGVLPGPDAFVRLGELLVAGGEDVGTYATPAPMTDGIRLLVVGGVVLIGLAVDALAVTFRSAAPAGLPLLALYSVAAGLGDGGTGWLWFLLAASGYLLLLLAEGRDRLCQWGRVFSGAGRSAGGLADGLSGRGGTYAPVRTGRRIGVLALGIALAVPLALPALDSGLLGGQGRGSGKGSGGGTISAVNPLVSLKDNLNQPDNREVMTYRTNAKDPRELYLRILSLDAFNGSEWRSSTRRLTDVPGRLPLPTGLSADVATTEIRTNISASPSYQQNYLPLPYPASEVSIDGRWRYEPEGRTLIGDNGQNTGGAQYEVSSLVVEPTAEQLAAAGAPPQKLREEYTQVPDSLPDVVAATAEQITEGSANAYERAVKLQDWFTSEGGFTYNTSVSSGTGSTAIARFLRDKEGFCVHFSFTMAAMARTLDIPARVAVGFTPGTLQADGSTSVGLRDAHAWPELYFEGVGWTRFEPTPSRGSAPPYTQPETPTGGASDPAEPSADTSDAPSQAPTAPESCSPQLRQQGECGLSAAPAPMSEGDGGTPAGTVLLTVLGALLVLLLPLLPLLWRTRARNRRLGSGGRTPADAAARALAAWQEITDSAWDYGIAPDESLTPRGAAARIVRLGGLDTMAAEAVHRISGAVEQVLYAPEPRPAAGLTEDVLTVRAGLDASAGRGARLRAKLAPRSAVRVAWAVSDRWTTLAQRWTERPGRGRWTARLRRLSRQHG, translated from the coding sequence ATGAGCGGGCGGGCCCGGCTGGCGCTGTGCGCCTTTGCGGCGACACTCCTGGCTGCGGGGGCCCTGCTGCCGCTGGTGGAGGGGGCGGGCTGGGTCCTCCAGGCGGCGTTGCTGCTCGGGGTCCAGAGCGGGGTGGGCGCGCTCGCCCGGCGGGTGCCGCTGGCCCGGTCGCTGACCATCGCCTGCCAGACGCTGGTGACCCTGCTGCTGCTGACCGTGGTCTTCGCCCGGGACCAGGCCCTCTTCGGTGTGCTGCCGGGCCCGGACGCCTTCGTACGGCTCGGTGAGCTGCTGGTGGCGGGCGGCGAGGACGTCGGTACGTACGCCACCCCGGCCCCGATGACGGACGGCATCCGGCTGCTGGTGGTCGGCGGGGTGGTGCTGATCGGGCTCGCGGTGGACGCCCTCGCGGTGACCTTCCGCAGCGCGGCCCCGGCCGGGCTGCCGCTGCTCGCGCTGTACTCGGTCGCCGCCGGGCTCGGCGACGGCGGGACGGGCTGGCTCTGGTTCCTGCTCGCCGCCTCCGGCTATCTGCTGCTCCTGCTGGCCGAGGGCCGCGACCGGCTCTGCCAGTGGGGGCGCGTCTTCAGCGGCGCCGGCCGGTCCGCCGGGGGGCTGGCGGACGGCCTGTCCGGCCGGGGCGGCACGTACGCACCGGTCCGTACCGGGCGGCGCATCGGCGTCCTGGCGCTGGGCATCGCCCTGGCCGTCCCCCTGGCCCTGCCCGCCCTGGACAGCGGTCTGCTGGGCGGACAGGGCCGGGGCAGCGGCAAGGGCAGCGGGGGCGGCACCATCTCCGCGGTGAACCCGCTGGTGTCGCTGAAGGACAACCTCAACCAGCCGGACAACCGGGAGGTGATGACCTACCGCACCAACGCCAAGGACCCCCGGGAGCTCTATCTGCGGATTCTGTCCCTGGACGCGTTCAACGGCAGCGAGTGGCGCTCCTCCACCCGCCGTCTGACCGATGTGCCCGGCCGCCTCCCGCTCCCCACCGGGCTGAGCGCGGACGTCGCCACCACGGAGATCCGGACGAACATCTCCGCGTCGCCCTCGTACCAGCAGAACTATCTGCCGCTCCCCTACCCGGCGAGCGAGGTGTCGATCGACGGCCGCTGGCGGTACGAGCCGGAGGGCCGGACGCTCATCGGCGACAACGGGCAGAACACCGGCGGAGCGCAGTACGAGGTCAGCAGCCTGGTCGTCGAGCCGACGGCGGAGCAGCTGGCCGCCGCCGGGGCGCCGCCGCAGAAGCTGCGGGAGGAGTACACCCAGGTCCCCGACTCGCTGCCGGACGTGGTCGCCGCGACCGCCGAGCAGATCACCGAGGGCTCGGCCAACGCCTACGAACGGGCCGTGAAGCTCCAGGACTGGTTCACGTCGGAGGGCGGCTTCACGTACAACACGTCGGTCAGTTCGGGGACGGGCTCGACGGCCATAGCGCGGTTCCTCCGGGACAAGGAGGGGTTCTGCGTCCACTTCTCCTTCACGATGGCGGCGATGGCCCGGACGCTGGACATCCCCGCCCGGGTCGCGGTGGGCTTCACCCCGGGGACCCTCCAGGCGGACGGCTCGACCTCGGTCGGGCTGCGGGACGCCCACGCCTGGCCCGAGCTGTACTTCGAAGGCGTCGGGTGGACCCGGTTCGAGCCCACCCCCAGCCGGGGGAGCGCGCCGCCGTACACGCAGCCGGAAACCCCCACGGGCGGTGCGAGCGATCCGGCCGAGCCGTCGGCCGACACCTCCGACGCCCCGTCGCAGGCTCCCACCGCCCCGGAAAGCTGCTCGCCGCAGCTGCGCCAACAGGGTGAGTGCGGCCTCTCGGCGGCGCCCGCTCCGATGTCCGAGGGCGACGGGGGCACTCCGGCCGGCACCGTGCTGCTGACGGTCCTCGGGGCGCTGCTGGTCCTGCTGCTGCCCCTGCTGCCGCTGCTCTGGCGGACCAGGGCGAGAAACCGGCGGCTCGGTTCCGGAGGGCGTACACCCGCGGACGCGGCGGCCCGGGCCCTGGCGGCCTGGCAGGAGATCACCGACAGCGCCTGGGACTACGGCATCGCGCCGGACGAGTCCCTGACGCCCCGGGGGGCCGCGGCCCGGATCGTGCGGCTCGGCGGGCTGGACACCATGGCGGCCGAGGCCGTGCACCGGATCTCGGGCGCGGTGGAACAGGTGCTGTACGCCCCCGAACCGCGCCCCGCGGCCGGTCTGACCGAGGACGTGCTGACGGTACGGGCGGGGCTGGACGCCTCGGCCGGCCGAGGCGCACGGCTGCGGGCGAAGCTGGCACCCCGCTCGGCCGTCCGGGTGGCGTGGGCGGTCTCGGACCGCTGGACGACGCTCGCGCAGCGGTGGACGGAGCGTCCGGGGCGCGGCCGCTGGACGGCCCGGCTGCGCCGCCTCTCCCGCCAGCACGGCTGA
- a CDS encoding septum formation initiator, translated as MSRPAAGLKGRAGRLARLMPSTGPSSAARTPFVLLVVLLLGGGLITLLLLNSALNEGSFRLSELKRETTELTDEQQALQRDVDSYSQPDALERRARELGMVPGGSPAFLNPDGTVRGVPTKATAPPSPSPSPSPGAEEEADEEAGNEDAAAGADPAASATPSAPAAEPGAAPENAPDAAPEATPTPEPGPAVQNAPPSASPTTPGR; from the coding sequence GTGAGCAGGCCGGCCGCGGGGCTGAAAGGGCGCGCCGGACGGCTCGCCCGGCTGATGCCGTCCACGGGACCCAGCAGCGCGGCCCGCACCCCCTTCGTCCTGCTGGTCGTGCTCCTCCTGGGCGGCGGGCTCATCACCCTGCTCCTGCTCAACTCCGCGCTCAACGAAGGGTCGTTCAGGCTCAGCGAGCTCAAACGGGAGACCACCGAACTCACCGACGAGCAGCAGGCCCTCCAGCGCGACGTCGACAGCTACTCCCAGCCCGACGCCCTGGAGCGCCGCGCCCGGGAACTGGGCATGGTCCCCGGCGGCAGCCCCGCCTTCCTCAACCCCGACGGCACGGTCCGGGGCGTCCCCACGAAGGCCACCGCGCCACCGTCGCCCAGCCCCAGCCCGAGCCCCGGCGCCGAAGAAGAGGCCGACGAGGAGGCCGGGAACGAGGACGCCGCCGCCGGAGCCGACCCCGCCGCATCCGCGACCCCCTCCGCCCCGGCGGCCGAACCGGGTGCCGCACCGGAGAACGCCCCCGACGCCGCCCCCGAAGCCACCCCCACCCCCGAACCCGGCCCCGCCGTACAGAACGCCCCGCCGTCCGCGTCCCCGACCACCCCCGGCAGGTGA
- a CDS encoding carbonic anhydrase, producing the protein MSTSAHSPAPTAPSPAAALREGGQVTDQLVEANSRYAKGFRDPGMDARPVLQVAIVACMDARLDLHAALGLELGDCHTIRNAGGVVTDDVIRSLTISQRALGTRSIVLIHHTGCGLESITEEFRQDLEREVGQRPVWAVEAYTDADQDVRQSMQRVRTSPFLLHNDDIRGFVFDVTTGLLREIEPTP; encoded by the coding sequence ATGTCGACTTCCGCTCACTCCCCCGCCCCGACCGCGCCCTCCCCCGCCGCCGCGCTCCGCGAGGGGGGCCAGGTCACCGACCAGCTGGTCGAGGCGAACTCCCGGTACGCCAAGGGCTTCCGCGACCCCGGCATGGACGCCAGGCCGGTGCTCCAGGTCGCCATCGTCGCCTGCATGGACGCCCGCCTCGACCTCCACGCCGCGCTGGGTCTCGAACTCGGCGACTGCCACACCATCCGCAACGCAGGCGGGGTCGTCACCGACGACGTCATCCGCTCGCTCACCATCAGCCAGCGGGCGCTCGGCACCCGCAGCATCGTCCTCATCCACCACACCGGCTGCGGCCTGGAGTCCATCACCGAGGAGTTCCGGCAGGACCTGGAGCGCGAGGTCGGCCAGCGGCCGGTCTGGGCGGTGGAGGCGTACACGGACGCCGACCAGGACGTACGCCAGTCCATGCAGCGGGTGCGGACCTCGCCGTTCCTCCTCCACAACGACGACATCCGCGGTTTCGTCTTCGACGTGACGACCGGCCTGCTCCGCGAGATCGAGCCCACGCCCTGA
- a CDS encoding ATPase, translating to MTTYDDRSSLTDLTTTAERVRRSVEGVIEGKPEVVRLSLTVLLAEGHLLIEDVPGVGKTMLAKALARSIDCSVRRIQFTPDLLPSDITGVSIFDQQRRDFEFKPGAIFAQIVIGDEINRASPKTQSALLESMEERQVTIDGQTYELPDPFMVVATQNPVEMEGTYPLPEAQRDRFMARVSIGYPSPEAELQMLDVHGGLSPLDDLQPVAHAHDIVKLIDAVRAVHVAEAVRRYAVDLVAATRSHPDLRLGASPRATLHLLRAAKASAALGGRDYALPDDVQALAAPVLAHRLLPTAQAQLNRRTAEQVVQEIIQRTPVPAEPGAVRGGPVPPPGAHGPGGPLYGQQQPGARRL from the coding sequence GTGACGACCTATGACGACCGATCGAGCCTCACAGATCTGACCACCACAGCGGAGCGGGTGCGCAGGTCGGTGGAGGGTGTGATCGAGGGCAAGCCCGAGGTCGTACGGCTTTCGCTGACCGTGCTGCTCGCGGAGGGGCATCTCCTCATCGAGGATGTCCCCGGGGTCGGCAAGACCATGCTGGCCAAGGCCCTGGCGCGGTCCATCGACTGTTCGGTGCGGCGCATCCAGTTCACGCCGGACCTGCTGCCGTCCGACATCACCGGGGTGTCGATCTTCGACCAGCAGCGCCGCGACTTCGAGTTCAAGCCCGGCGCCATCTTCGCCCAGATCGTGATCGGCGACGAGATCAACCGCGCCTCGCCGAAGACGCAGTCGGCGCTGCTGGAGTCGATGGAGGAGCGCCAGGTCACCATCGACGGGCAGACGTACGAGCTGCCCGACCCCTTCATGGTGGTGGCCACCCAGAACCCGGTGGAGATGGAGGGCACCTATCCGCTGCCCGAGGCCCAGCGCGACCGTTTCATGGCCCGGGTCTCCATCGGCTACCCCAGCCCGGAGGCCGAGCTGCAGATGCTCGATGTGCACGGGGGCCTCTCCCCGCTGGACGACCTCCAGCCGGTGGCGCACGCCCACGACATCGTGAAGCTGATCGACGCGGTCCGCGCGGTGCACGTCGCCGAGGCCGTCCGGCGGTACGCGGTGGATCTCGTCGCCGCCACCCGCAGCCACCCGGACCTCAGACTCGGCGCCTCGCCGCGCGCGACGCTGCACCTGCTGCGCGCCGCGAAGGCGTCGGCGGCCCTCGGCGGCCGGGACTACGCCCTGCCGGACGACGTCCAGGCGCTGGCCGCCCCCGTGCTCGCCCACCGGCTGCTGCCCACCGCACAGGCCCAGCTGAACCGCCGCACGGCGGAGCAGGTGGTGCAGGAGATCATCCAGCGCACTCCGGTCCCGGCCGAGCCCGGCGCCGTGCGCGGCGGCCCCGTGCCCCCGCCGGGCGCACACGGGCCGGGCGGCCCGCTGTACGGCCAGCAGCAGCCCGGCGCCCGGCGGCTGTGA